The stretch of DNA AAGAGCCGGTACACGGGGGCGTCGGACAGCGGGTCGCGGCCGCGCACCAGCCGGTAGCCCAGCTGCTCGGCCCGGGTCCGGCTCTCCTCGAAGGCGCGGTGCAGCCCGGGGTCGGCCAAGGGCGGGACCTCCGGCCAGAAGCGGCGGATCATGACGCCCCCTCGTTCACGGTGGTGTGGAGGTGGTGGTGCCGGTCTTGGACGGCCTGCTCGGAGCGGATCAGCTCCTCCAGTGCGTCGAGGTCGCCGGCCACCAGGCGGTCTCGGAAACCGGCCCGCTTTTCCACCGTGGTCAAGGGGAGTTTGCGGGTGGCGATCAGGCGGGTGCTCGCCGGGGCGAGCAGGTCTTGTCCGATCGTCCAGCCGGGATATGCCTGCTGGAGGGCGCGGCGGGCGGTGCGCAGTCCGCCGGGCTCGGCGGGGGCTTTTTCGCTGTCCTCGGGACAGGGCAGGGCTGTAGAATCCATGCGTCTTCACCTGCTTGGGGTAGGTGGAGGCCGTTTCCCGGGGCCGCCCACCGGCCGCCGGGTTTTTCTGTGCCATCACCATGCCACCGCGAGTTGTCCGTATCTACATATGGCTCTAAGCAGGGTGAAAACTCTATGGGCCCTGGTGGAGCCTGGTAGGCCCCTGGTAGAAATCGGGTCATGTCGATGACTCAGGGAACGGCGAGCGAGCGATTCGGTGCAGAACTGCGCAGACTGCGGGTTCACGCTGGGTTTTCGCAGCAGAAGATCCAAGAGGAAACGCTTATCTCGCAGAGCAAGGTAAGCGATTTAGAGCTCGGTAAGGCGCGCCCCAAAAGGGACGAAGCGGAAGCTTTGGATGCGCTCCTTACCAAGGACGGCAGCCTGATCGTCATATGGGACAATCTCTTCAGGTCCTACGAACCGCCTGAGTGGTACAGAAAGCTTCCGCTCCTGGAGCAGCGCGCCATAGAGATCCAGGAGTATCAGCCGCTTCTCGTTCCGGGCCTGGTGCAGACCGAGGACTATGCCCGCGCTTCGATCACGGCCAGCAACCGGCGCCTGCCCCTCGACGTCGTCGAGGGCAAGGTCCGCGAACGTCTCGATCGGCAGAGCATCCTCTCTCGGCCCGACGCCCCCTACCTGAGCATCGTGTTGGACGAGTCCGCCCTGCGGAGGCGCCTGGGGGACCCTGCCACTATGGAGGGGCAGATAGAAAGGCTTCGGGAGGTGGCGTCGAACAGCAGGTCCGAAGTCCTCGTGGTGCCGGCCGACACCCGGCAGCACCCCGGCCTGGACGGAGGGTTCAAGCTTCTGCGGACCCCCGAGGGCAAGGTCCTGCTCTACCAGGAGACTCGTGCCGGCGGTGGCGTGGTGCCCGAGGCTGAACCCATCGAGGATCACGTGTCGCTGATGGCCGAGCTGCGGGGTGCGGCGCTTCCCGCCGAGCAGTCGAGCGATCTGCTCGCGAAGATACAAGGAGAGTGGAAGTGAACAACCCGGCTTCGACTTGGCACAAGTCGAGCTACAGCAAGGGCGACACGAACTGCGTCGAGGTCGCCGAGGGCGCCAAAACCCGCATCCGCGACACCCGGCACCGCAGTCACGGAACCCTGGAAGTCAGTGCCGCGGAGTGGGAAGCGTTCCTCGACGCGGTGAAGAACGGTCGCCTCTAGACGAACGAGGCACACCTGAGGAGGGCCGCCTCCACACCCGCAGACCTGGTGTGGCGGCGGCCCCGCCTCCACGACGGTAGACCATCCCGGTCCCGCTCGCGGGCAACACCACGAGGCCGGATCAGGTCGGCGCGACTGCGATGTCCTCCTCGGCTCCGGCCGGCCGCATGCCGGGCCCGAGCCCCGCGACCCTCCGGGCCCGGTGCGCCCCCTCACACCGGTAGCCGCCAGGAGGGCCCGCCGGGGTCGCCCCGCCACACCCGCTGCTCCCGAGGATCGGCGGTCATCCCGAACGCCGAGACATGGGGCGAACCGGCCTCCCGCCATACCGCCACGGCCTCCTCCACCGCTCTCCACAACCGCGCTGGGCCGGCCTCGCGAACCGTCCAGCCGTCGCCGTCGGCGCGGACCCGCGCATGGGCTCCGGTGGCCACGTCCAACAGTCCGCGCTCTGCCCCGATGCCGTAGGTGATCGCGCCGGGCACGGCGAGCTGGGCGACGAAGCCGCCCGTCCAGTCCTCGAACACGTCGGCGCCGACCTCGGTGGGCCGCTCCTCGGCGCCGGGCGGGAACCATATGGGCCCGTGCGGCGGGGCCTGATGGGCGCGGGCCATCATGAAGGAGCGGTAGCCGGGCAGGAAGCGCCCCTGGGCGCTGCCCTCCTCGTCGACCTCCAGCAGCACCTGGGCGTTGGCGCCGGCCCACCCGGCCAGGGTGATCAGGATCTTGGCGCTGGCATCGACCTGGTAGAGCCAGGGCGGCGGCAGGTAGCGGAACGCGCAGGTCGCGATGATCCTGTCGTAGTCGGCCCCCTCGGGGGCGCCGCCGAAGCCGTCGCCCACTCGAAGGACGGGCTCATGGCCCAGCCGGTGAAGAGCGGTTCGGGCGTGCTCGGCGACATCGGGATCGACCTCGACGGAGGTCACCCGGTCGTCGCCGAGCCGGTGGCACAGCAGGGCGGTGGAATACCCCGTCCCGGTCGCGATCTCCAGGACCCGGTCGCCGCTGCGCACATCAAGGTCCTCCAGCATGCCCACGACCAGAGAGGGCAGCGAGGAGGAGGATGTCGGCGGCCCGGACAGCGGGGCCGCGGCGCAAGAAGCGGCCACACCGTCGACCTGGGTGACCCAGGTCCGGTTCTCATAGGCCAGCTCCAGCCACTCCGCCTCCGGCATCTCCGCGCGCCGCAGGGGCGTCCACGCCGGGTGGTCCTCGCCGCTTTCGAACCGGTAGACGGCATCACCGAGGAAGACCTCGCGGGGGACGGCCTCCAGCGCGGCCCGCCACTTCGGCGAGCGCAGCGTCTTCTCCGCGGCGAGTTCGTCGGCCAGGCGCACACGCAGACGGGCGCCGGCATCGGTGGTGGTCATCGTCTGCCTTTCTCCTTCGCCGGAGGCGCGGCGGCCGGGGCACGCCGCGGTCGGTACGGCGGTGGAACCAAGCCGGCGGCAGCTCTGCCGGTCGGCGTTTCGCCCTGGTCAGGCGGGTGAGCAGGCCACGGACCCGTTTCCCCTTTCCTCTCGCCCATTTGCTCCATCTCGGCCTACGCGCGGGGAAGAGTGGGGATCGGGTGATTGGGGTCGTCGAGCCATGGCACCTGCTCACCGCCGGGGGCGAGGGTGAGCCCGAACCGGGTGTGGTCGGGGCGGCCGGCCTCGGTCCACCAGGCGTGCGCGGCCTCCAGCTCCTCGAACAGCAGGCGGGGCCCGTGCTGGCGCACCGGGTAGCGGCTGCGACTGGCGTCGGCGTGCCAGGACGCCCACGACCCGGTGTGCGGGTCCATCAGGTAGACGGTGAACCGGTCGGAACCGGGCACGTCGTCTTCCCAGACGATGGTCTCTTTCACGTCTTCGAGCATGAGACCGATGGCGAAGGAGGCGTCTCCGAGCGGTTCGGCCGGGTACAGCCGCGTGGTGGTTTCGGTGTAGTCGTGCTCGGGGAGCACTCGGTCCTCCACCGCGCCGTGCGGGGGGCGCTGGGAGCGGGCCCACATGAACGCTGCGTCGCCGAAGAAGCGCCCGGAGGCGCTGTGACCTCCGGGGTCGGGGCGCAGCGAGACCAGGACGCCATTGTGATAGGCGGTGCCCCACGGGGTGAGGAGCATCCCGCCCTCAGCCAGCTGTTCGGCCCAGGTCCACGGGACGTGCTGAACGGCCATGGTGGAGATGATCCGGTCGTAGGGGGCGCCCGGCGGGTGCCCCTTCAGGCCGTCGCCGAATACGGTCTCGGGGGCGTAGCCGGCGCTCGCCAACGCGGCGCGGGCCCGGGTGTGCAGGTCGGGGTCGATCTCGATCGTGGCCGTGTCGTCCTCGCCGGCTAGCTCGCACAGCAGGGCGGCGTTCCACCCCGAGCCCGTCCCGATCTCCAGGATCCGGTCGCCTTCGCCCACCTGGAGATAGGCGAGCATCTCGGCGACGATGGAGGGTTTGGAGATGGAGCTGGAGATGTAACCGGTGCCGTCGGGCCGGCCGTCGTCGAGCTGGGTGATGAGGGGCTGGTCGGCGTAGGCGGCTTCCAGCCACGCCCGCGGGTCGGCCGAGCGTTCCAGCCACCGCCCGCCCAGCCGGATGCGTTCGGGGACGAACAGGTGGCGGGGGACGGCTCGGATCGCATCGGCGACCGCGGCAGGGACTTTATCCTGCTGCGCCAGCCGGACCGCCAGCCGCTCCTGGGCGGCGGCGGAGGAAGAGGGAGTCACTTCTCGTGCTTACCGCCGCCACCACCCTCGTCGTCGGGCCGTTTGGGCGGTATGGGCCTGTCGGGCTTGTGGCCGTCGGAATCCGCGGTGTCGTCGTGCTTGCCCAAAGCCTTGACCTCCTTATCAATGGTTTTCAGTTTGTGTGAGACCGTAGCCCGATGGTCGCTGAGCGTCATGGGAACGGCCGAAGCCGGTCAGGCCTCCAGGCCGGGGTCCGGGTTGTGCTCGCCGTTCTCCTGGAGAAGAGGCCGGCCGGGAGGGGCGGCGGCTCGCTCGTCGCTTCTGGCCTGTGACGGAGGCCAGAAGTCGCCGACCGCCGACTCGTGGCGCCCGCCGTGCCCGGTGGGTCGGGCGCACGCCAGCGCCCCGCGCGGCCGGGGTCCAGCCAGCAGGACAGGCCACAGGCCGCAGGCCTGTGGCGGCTCGGGCAGGTAGCGGCAGGGCCGGGGAGGCGTTTCCATGCCGCGACGCTAAACAGTGGCCGCCGGGCCCGGCCACGGATTTGCGCGAACTTGCGCGCCTATTCAAGGGCGTCGCGCGCGGCCGTGATCACCCGGCGCGCGGCCCGGCCGAACACCGCCGCCCGCGCCTGCTCGGCGAACGCCCGCTCATAGAGCTCGACCTCCCCGGGCGCGGTCACCGTCACCTGCGCCGACAGCAGCTCCACATGCACTCGGACAGAGTCGAAGAGGGTGAAGGTCTCCAGCGGCCACACGCCCCTGCGGGCGGTGTGCGGGATGACACCCAGGGAGACCGAGGGCAGCGACATCACCGACAGCAGGTGCCCCAGCTGGCCGGCCATCACCTCGGCATCGCCGATCCGCTGGTGCAGCACCGACTCCTCCAGCACCAGCGCGAAGCGGTGCCCGCCCCCGTGCAGCACCCGGTTGCGCTCCATGCGGGCCGCGACCGCCTCGGCCACATCATCGGGCGTCTTCTGGAATCCGGTGATCGCGCCCATCAGCGCGGCCGCATAGGCCGGGGTCTGGACCAGGCCGGGCACGACGGTGCAGGTGTAGACCCGCATCAGGCTGGTGGACTCATACAGCGGGATCCGGGAGGTCTGGGCCCGGCGCATCCCGGTGCGGTGCAGCCGCCGCCACTGCACGTACATCGAATCGGCGGCCCGGGAGGCCGCGATCAGGTCGGCCGTCTGCCCTTCGGCCCCGCAGGCCCGGCACCAGGCGGTGATGTCGGCGTCCGCGGCGGCCTGCTTGGCCGACTCGATCCGGGAGGTCTTCGACTCGTGCCACCCGGCGCGCCTGGAGAGCGCCCGGCCGCTCAGGCCGGCGTCCAGCCGCAGCTCGCGCAGTCGGGCCGCGACCTCTTCTCGGGCGCGCTGGGCGCTGGAGGAGGGGGATCTGGACATCTGAACAGACTGGATCTCTCAGCGCAGCGGCCGGTACTCCCCGTGCGGGACGGCGCGCTCCCACACCGCGGCGAACGCCTCGGCGCACAGCTTGATCAGGTCCGGATCCGACGACAGCTCGTCCTCGACGATCTCGCCCTCGCCGTCGAAGTGGTGGATGCGCAGCAGGCGGTCGTCGAACAGCCAGAAGTCGTGGGCGGGCAGCGCGATGCCGGCGGCCCGGCGCCGGGGCAGCCAGCGCACCTGCTCCCCGGCGGCGGTGTTCAGCCCGGTGGTGATGTCGTATTCGAAGGCGGTGAAGCGCGACAGCGGCTCGGAGACGATCCGGGCCCGGCGGAAGGCCACCCCGCGCGCTGTGTGCTCACGTACCAGCCCATACCAGGACGGGTAGGCCGGTTCGGGGACCGGGCGGCCGGCCACCCAGTCACGGAACACCGGATCGCCTGGAGTGTAGGAGTCGCGCATCTCCAGATGCAGGGCGGTGTGGTGGGTGTCGGCGATCAGTTCAGCGAACGGGGGGATCGTCGATGCCATGGAGCGCCTCCAGGATGCGGTGGGCCATGCGAGCGGGCAGGCGCACGGCGGTCTCGGTCTCGGCCATCCGGCTGTGGGCCTCGATCTGGTCCAGATCGCCCCGGTCGGTCACCGCCTCGCCCTGGAAGACGAGGTCGCCGGTGTCGTCGTCGATGAAGAAGGCCGGGCAGTGGTCGCCGCCGGTGTCGGGATCGATGGCGAGAAACCGTAGCCGCATGTCGTCCTCCGGGGTGAGGTTCTTGCGCCGGTTTGCGCGTCCCAAGCCTCTCCTGCTCCCCGGAAACCGGTCAACCAGAGGAGTTTCGAGAACCTCTGCTTATTCTTCTTATGCACTTCTGTGGCTGAAAGCAGCATTTTCCTCTCGAATCACATCATTGCTGCATGCAATTCGTGATCACCAAGGTTCTTTTCCGGTTTGGCTTGAAGAACCTCGTCGGACAGAGCGCCCATGGCCCCCGGGGGCGCCGCACGGGGCGGCGCCCGGGACGGAAGGTGCTCGCGATGACGCCCATGACGCTGGCGACGACCACGCAGGACACCGGGCCGCTGGGGCTGGTGCGGCCGGTGCCGCGCGGCTCCACCGCGCCCCGGCGGGCCTTCGGCGGTCAGCGGTCCCGGACCGCCCCGGCCGGGCCCTGCTCTGACGCCTCCCTCCCGGGCAGCAGGCGTGCGGTGCCTGGACCTTCAAGCCGCTCTCCCACGCGACCGCCCTCTCATCGGCTCTGGAGAGCCCGGGTCTATCCTGAGGCGATGGCTGAACGATTCGCCTCCGTCGTAGACGTGTGCGTGCTTCTCGAAGACAGCGAAACCAGCCAGGTGCTGCTGATGGAGCGGGCCAACACCGGTTTCGCCGATGGAGCTCTCGGTATCCCCGGCGGCCACCTCGAAGCGGGCGAGTCCGTTCTGCAAGGGGCCGCGCGAGAGGCGGCCGAAGAGGTCGGGGTCAAGATCGACCCCGCGGATCTGGTGTGCGCACACGTCGCCCACCACCGCAACCCTGAAGGGAAGACCCGGCTGGGCTTCTTCTTCACCGCCCGGAGATGGGCGGGCGAGCCGGTGAACATGGAGCCCGACCTGTGCGCCGGCCTGCACTGGGTCGACCCCGATGCGCTGCCTTCCACGGTCATCCCCTACATCGCCGATGTGATCGGCCTGATCCGGTCAGGCGAGTCGTTCTCCGTTCACGGCTGGTGACCTTGCGGCCGCCTGCGGGCACAATCGGGCGCAAGCAGCGCCCTTTCAGCGCTGCCTTCCCCCAGGTCCGCACCGACGCACGAGGTGGAAGCCATGGACGCGCCGTCGGGAATCGGAGAACGCATCGCCCGCCACCGGGCCCACCGCGGGCTGACCCAGGAAGCGCTCGCGCACAGCGCCGGAGTCAGCATCGACGTGGTCCGCCGTCTGGAGCAAGGGACGCGTCGCACAGCCCGGCTGAGCACCTTGGCATCCCTGGCCCGGGCGCTGGACTGCGACGTCGCCACGCTGCTCCGCCCCGACGCCTCTGAGCCTCCCCGGGGGGACGGCATCGGTCTGTACGGAATCCGACGGGTCCTCACCGCCCCGGGCGTCCTTCCCGGGTTCGCCGACTTCTGCGACGACACCGCCGATACACCGGACCTGGCCGCGCTGAGGGCCTCCGCCGCCCACGTATGGCGTCTCTACCAGGACGGCGGCTATGACGCGGTCTCTCGGCTCCTCCCCGACCTGATCACCGACGCCCGCAACGCCGCCCGGGAACTCGCCGCCGCCGACCAGGCCGCCGCCTTCGGGATGCTGGCCACCGCATGCCAGGCCTCCGCCGGTGTCGCCATCACCCTCGGCCAGGAGGACCTCGCCTTCATCGCAGTGGAACGCGCGGTGAGCGCGGCCGAACAATGCGGGGATCCGCTGCACCAGGCCTCGGCCGCCAACTTCCTGTCCTGGATCTACCGCCGCCATGGCCGCTTGGCAGAGGCCGAAGAAGTCGCGGTGCGCGCCGCTGAACAGTGCGAACCGGCCTGGCTGTCCTCCAGCCCGGAGCAGGTGTCGGTCTTCGGCGGCCTTCTGCTCAACGCCGCAGGGGCCGCCGCCCGGGCAGGAAGAGCACAGCGCTCCCGGGACCTGTCGGCCACCGCTCGCGCCGCGGCCGCCCGCGCCGGCCGCGACCGGGTGGACCAGTGGGTGGTGTTCGGCCCCAGCGTGGCGGCGATGAACGAGGTCAACAACGCCGTGGAGTACGGCGACCTGGACGAGGCCCGGCATCTGGCGGACGTCGTCCCCGTGCAGAAGGCGGGAGTCCCGGCGACGTGGAGCGCCCGCTACCTCCTCAACGTCGCCCAGGTGCAGGTCGAGCAGCGTCGAGCCGCAGACGCCCACGCCACCCTCCAGCAGGTCCGAGCCCTGGCTCCGGAATGGATCCGCTACCACCCCCAGGCCCGCACCTTGGTCATCCACCTGCTCGACCGGAAGGGGCGCCCGCCCAAAGGGCTGCGTGAACTGGCCTCTCACCTGCAGATCTGACCCGAGTAGGCCGCTACGGCCCACCTTCTCGCCAGCGTCCGAGGAGGAGTAGGCCGCCGCGTCCCTTACTCCGCCGCTTTCTCGTTTCTACGGTCGTGGGCACAGCGGCGCAGATCCGAGCGCCCCGGAAGATGGAGCACGCTGCATGACCGTCGAGACCCGGCCCCCTGCGACGACCATTACCCCCGACACCGCCCGATTCGATTCCGAGGCGGCCGAGCGGGCCGCCGCCGACTTCCTGGCGGCCCTCGGGGTCGACACCGCATCGGAATCCACCAGGCGCACCCCGCGCCGTATGGCAGAGGCGTTCATCGAACTGCTCAGCCCCGCCGGATTCGACCTGACGACCTTCCCCAACGAGCGCGGCTACCGCCAGCTCGTCCTGGAGCGCGACATCCCCTTCACCTCGCTGTGCGAGCACCACATGATGCCCTTCCGCGGCACCGCCCACGTGGGCTACCTGCCCGGGGCCCGCATGCTCGGCCTGTCCAAGCTCGCCCGGGTGGTCGACCTGTTCGCCCGCCGCCCCCAGGTGCAGGAGTCCTTGACTCAGCAGATCGCCGACTGGCTGCACGACCGGCTCACCCCCGCCGGCGTCGGGGTGGTGGTCCAGGCCGAGCACACCTGCATGACCCTGCGCGGAGCCCGCGCCGCCGGCACCTCCACCGTCACCTCCGCCCTGCAGGGCGTCCTGCTGACCGATGCCCGCGCCCGGGAGGAGTTCTTCCTGCTGGCCAGGGAGCAGCGATGAAACGCCACCGCATCACCCTCACCGGCCCGGTCTTCTGCGCCGCGCACTCCGGGCTGCACGGCGGCCGCTTCGAAGCCCTCCACGGCCACACCTTCACCACCCGCCTCCACCTGGAAGGCGACCTCGACGGCGCCGGTATGGTCGCCGACTTCACCGCGGTCAAAGCCGCGCTCGCCGCCGCCGTGCAACCTCTGCGGCGCCGCACTCTCATGCCGGGCCGCGCCCCGGCCCCGGTACGCCACCGCCGTATCGGTGAGGAGATCGAGTTCAGCGACGGATACCGCCGTTTCGTCCTGCCCGCCGCGGACGTGGTCGTACTGCCGCTGGCCAACACCACCACCGAGCTGATCGCCCGCCACCTCCTCGACCAGCTGCACCCCCTGCCCACCGGGGTCGCCGGAGCCGAACTCGTGCTCGGCGAATCCCCTACCGCTCAGGCCAGCGCATCGATCGGAGGACGCCGTGGATGAACGCCCCCGCTGGTCCAAGCAGACCGTCCACGCGCGACTCGGCCTCACCGTCGAGACCCTGCTGGCCGGCGGCCGCCTGGACGAATCGGACCTCCCCAGCCCGTGGGACGCCTGGTGGATCTCCCACCGCCTCGCCCGCCCCGCTCCCGCCCTCGGGATGGACCCCGCGCGCAGCCCAGGTGCCTGCCCGGACTGCCGCAGGGCCGCCGCGGAGCTGTCCGCTTCCCGGCCGCCCCGCCACACCGACGGCCTGCCGATCCCACCTCCATGCGGCTGCCTGCACACCTGGTGCACCTGGATGCGCGCGCCCGCCCCCTTTCACCGCTGGCCGATCCCGCGGTTGGCCCTGGCCCTGGCCAAACCCGATGCGCCCCGCGAACCGATCACCCGCTACCTGGCCCGCCACTACCGCATCCTGCACCGCCGAACCGTCCATCTGAGCAGCGTCGACGTGCGCCGCCTCTACCCCGAGGCCTACGGAGCCCGATTCGTCGCCGAACGCGACGCCTACCTCACCAGCGGCCCCAGCCAGGCCCTCGTTCTCCTCGACGCCTCCGCATCGGTCCAGGCCGGCACGGTGAAAGCCGCCGTCCGCTCCCGCCTGCAGGCCGGCCGGCTGCGCAACCACCTCCACATGGCCGACAACCCCGCCGAGACCTTCGCCGATCTGCTGCACCTCGTCGGTATCCGGGACTTGACTGACCTCTATGAGACCTACGAAGCCGACCTCGCCCCGGCCCGACTGGCGCATTACCGGGATGTTCTGGAACGAGGAGCACCCGGCCCTGCTCGCCTCGGCTCCCGGACGGCCCGACCGCCCCCTCAGCCTTGAACCCGGGCAGAACGTGCGGCTGGGCCTGGGCGCCCCGCGCACCTGCGTGGGGGTATGGGACCACCGCCGCGGCCGGCGCATCCACTGCTCTACGCCGATCGGCGCTCAGGGCACCGACGCCCAGTGCGCCCGCTGCGCCTTCCGCGACCGGGGCCGCGCCCTGGCCCGCGACGCCTACACCGACGACCGCGACTACACCGCCTACCTCGCCTACTTCGGTCCCGGCCTGGTCAAGGTCGGCCTCACCGCCACCGAGCGCGGCCACCGGCGCCTGCTGGAGCAGGGCGCCATCACCTACACCCTCCTGGCCAGCGGCCCGCTGGAGGCCGTCCGCGCTGCAGAGAAGGCCATCTCCCGCGCGGGGTTGGCCACCGAGCGCATCCGCGCCACCGCCAAGGCCGCCGCCTGGTGGAACCTTCCTCCGGCCGAAGAACGCAGCACCGCTGTACTGGCCGTGCGGCATGCGGTGGAGCGCTCGGGGCTGCTCCCCGGAACCACCCGGCTGGAGGAGCGGGTGCACGACAACGCCGCCGCCTACAACCTCACCGCCGCGCCCCCCGAGGCCTACGACGTCCTGACCGGCCTGGACGACGAGGCCGTCCTAGCCGTGGGCGTGCGCGCCGTCCCCGGCCGGGTCCTTCTCGCCGACGACCTGGACACCGGCCGGGTGCTGCTCATCGACTCCCGGCTGCTCGCCGGGCACCCCACCGCCCCGGCGACCGGTCCTTCCCGGGGCCTTCACACGACCCGCCGCATCCGCCCGCCCGGAGACGCCCATGAACAGCGCACCCTTTTCTGAAACCACGACGCCGCAGCAGGATCCACCGCCCCCAGGGCGCCTGGCGGTCCTGGAAGGACTACCCGGCGCCGGCAAGACGACCATCGCCCGAAGTCTGGAGGGCGCCTTCCCTCTCATCGCCGAATACACCACGCCCGCAGGAGCGCCCCTCGCCCAGCACGCTCACCCGCCGGTGCACGACGACGGTGCCCACCAGGACAACTGGCTCACCAAAACCGGTGCCGCCTGCCGGCTACTCGCCTGCTCTTCCCTGGTGGTGTGCGACCGCGACTGGCTCACCCCTCTGGGCTACGCCTACTCCACCGGCGACGCAGAGCTGCTGGAGTACCGCTGCATCTGGGCTCTGCACCATCTGCGCCAGGGCACCTTGCGCAGCGCAGACCTGTGCATCCTGCTGGACATCGACCCGCCCACCAGCCTGGCTCGACGAGCAGCCCGCCTGCGCCCCGGCCACCCCTGGTCGACCCCGGCTCCCCTCCGGCGTCTGGCCGACTTCTACCGGGAACCCGCCCGAGTCCTGCCGGACGAACTCGCCGAGCACCTGCCCGCCTTCGCCCGCATTCCGGCCCACCGCCCTTCGGAGTACGTCCTGGAAGACGTCACCGCACTCCTGGAAGGCCTGCGATGAGCAGCGTCGCGGTACTGCTGCACGACGGCTACTACGGGTGCGGCACCGGAGCCGGGCGCTCGAACCGAGCTCTGCTGTCGGTTCTGGCCGACCACCTGGCCGGCGCGGTTCGGCTCAGCGTCATGCCCATCGCCCTCGCCCCGCACAGCCCCGAATACGCCCCTTCATGGCACGCCGGCACCGAAGCCCTGTTCACCGGACGCGACGTCGAGGTCATCCCGCTGGACAACGGAACCGGCGGGCTCCGACGCTTCGGCGGCCTCGACAGCTCCCGCACCGCCTGCCGCGCTGCTGCGGCGCACCTCAACGCCCTCCCCGCAGAGGATCAGCCGCAGCTGATCATCGGCCTGGACGCCCCTTTCCACGGGCTGGCACCCCTACTGGACACCCGCCTGCTGCGCCGCACACTGCTCGTTCCCCGCTCCACCGCCCTTCTGCACAGCCCCGAGCAGGGCGAACGCATCGCCTGGGAACGACACGGCCTGACCTGCCTGGCCGAGGCCGGCGGGCGCGTCGCGGCGATCTCCGCTCACATGCGCGCCCATCTCACCGCTGACTACCGCCTCCCGGCAGATGCCTTCATCGATCTCCCCAACGGCCTCACCGTCGAAGAACAGCGCCGCTCCATCGCGGCACCGCCGCTGCCCAAGGCCGCGCGGGACGGCTTCCTGCTGGCCATGGGGCGCGCAGTCCCCTACAAGGGGTTCGACGATCTTCTGCAGGCCCTGAACCTGCTTCCCGCCGGGTGGAAGACTCCCCATCTCATGCTGGCCGCCGTCACCGAAGAAGCAGAGACCAACGAGCACCAGCGCCACCTCGCCCGGACCATCCGTTCTCTGAGCCTCAAGGCCACGCTGCTCACCCGACACGACCCGGCGCTACCCGGCCTGCTCACCCACCCCGCACTCCGTGGGGTGGTCGTCCCCTCCCGCGCCGAGCCCTTCGGCCGCATCCCCTTGGAAGCGGCAGCCGCTGGAGCCGCCCCCCTCATCGCCACCACGGCGGGAGGACTGGCCGAGACCGTCATCGACGGCATCACCGGTATCAGCGCACCACCGGCCGATCCTCCGGCACTGGCCGCCGCGATCGACCGCGCTCTCGCCCTACCCCCGGAGCGCCTGGAGAAGATGCGCCGCGCCGCCGCCCGCATGGCCGCCGCGCGCACCTACGACACCGCGGTCCGTACCGCACTGGCATCGCTCGCCCCGCACCTCCTACGGGCAGAGTCCGCCTTGAACCCGGCTCAGTCCACGTGAGACGGCTGGTGGGATCCCACCGGCAGCCCCCAGCCCGCGGCGGCGTGCGCGGCGGCCTTGGCCTGCCCTTCTGCGGCCGTGCC from Nocardiopsis composta encodes:
- a CDS encoding methyltransferase domain-containing protein: MTPSSSAAAQERLAVRLAQQDKVPAAVADAIRAVPRHLFVPERIRLGGRWLERSADPRAWLEAAYADQPLITQLDDGRPDGTGYISSSISKPSIVAEMLAYLQVGEGDRILEIGTGSGWNAALLCELAGEDDTATIEIDPDLHTRARAALASAGYAPETVFGDGLKGHPPGAPYDRIISTMAVQHVPWTWAEQLAEGGMLLTPWGTAYHNGVLVSLRPDPGGHSASGRFFGDAAFMWARSQRPPHGAVEDRVLPEHDYTETTTRLYPAEPLGDASFAIGLMLEDVKETIVWEDDVPGSDRFTVYLMDPHTGSWASWHADASRSRYPVRQHGPRLLFEELEAAHAWWTEAGRPDHTRFGLTLAPGGEQVPWLDDPNHPIPTLPRA
- a CDS encoding NUDIX hydrolase, with the translated sequence MAERFASVVDVCVLLEDSETSQVLLMERANTGFADGALGIPGGHLEAGESVLQGAAREAAEEVGVKIDPADLVCAHVAHHRNPEGKTRLGFFFTARRWAGEPVNMEPDLCAGLHWVDPDALPSTVIPYIADVIGLIRSGESFSVHGW
- a CDS encoding helix-turn-helix domain-containing protein, translated to MDAPSGIGERIARHRAHRGLTQEALAHSAGVSIDVVRRLEQGTRRTARLSTLASLARALDCDVATLLRPDASEPPRGDGIGLYGIRRVLTAPGVLPGFADFCDDTADTPDLAALRASAAHVWRLYQDGGYDAVSRLLPDLITDARNAARELAAADQAAAFGMLATACQASAGVAITLGQEDLAFIAVERAVSAAEQCGDPLHQASAANFLSWIYRRHGRLAEAEEVAVRAAEQCEPAWLSSSPEQVSVFGGLLLNAAGAAARAGRAQRSRDLSATARAAAARAGRDRVDQWVVFGPSVAAMNEVNNAVEYGDLDEARHLADVVPVQKAGVPATWSARYLLNVAQVQVEQRRAADAHATLQQVRALAPEWIRYHPQARTLVIHLLDRKGRPPKGLRELASHLQI
- a CDS encoding helix-turn-helix domain-containing protein — protein: MSMTQGTASERFGAELRRLRVHAGFSQQKIQEETLISQSKVSDLELGKARPKRDEAEALDALLTKDGSLIVIWDNLFRSYEPPEWYRKLPLLEQRAIEIQEYQPLLVPGLVQTEDYARASITASNRRLPLDVVEGKVRERLDRQSILSRPDAPYLSIVLDESALRRRLGDPATMEGQIERLREVASNSRSEVLVVPADTRQHPGLDGGFKLLRTPEGKVLLYQETRAGGGVVPEAEPIEDHVSLMAELRGAALPAEQSSDLLAKIQGEWK
- the tgmC gene encoding ATP-grasp peptide maturase system methyltransferase, whose product is MTTTDAGARLRVRLADELAAEKTLRSPKWRAALEAVPREVFLGDAVYRFESGEDHPAWTPLRRAEMPEAEWLELAYENRTWVTQVDGVAASCAAAPLSGPPTSSSSLPSLVVGMLEDLDVRSGDRVLEIATGTGYSTALLCHRLGDDRVTSVEVDPDVAEHARTALHRLGHEPVLRVGDGFGGAPEGADYDRIIATCAFRYLPPPWLYQVDASAKILITLAGWAGANAQVLLEVDEEGSAQGRFLPGYRSFMMARAHQAPPHGPIWFPPGAEERPTEVGADVFEDWTGGFVAQLAVPGAITYGIGAERGLLDVATGAHARVRADGDGWTVREAGPARLWRAVEEAVAVWREAGSPHVSAFGMTADPREQRVWRGDPGGPSWRLPV
- a CDS encoding DUF397 domain-containing protein, which encodes MNNPASTWHKSSYSKGDTNCVEVAEGAKTRIRDTRHRSHGTLEVSAAEWEAFLDAVKNGRL
- a CDS encoding helix-turn-helix domain-containing protein, yielding MSRSPSSSAQRAREEVAARLRELRLDAGLSGRALSRRAGWHESKTSRIESAKQAAADADITAWCRACGAEGQTADLIAASRAADSMYVQWRRLHRTGMRRAQTSRIPLYESTSLMRVYTCTVVPGLVQTPAYAAALMGAITGFQKTPDDVAEAVAARMERNRVLHGGGHRFALVLEESVLHQRIGDAEVMAGQLGHLLSVMSLPSVSLGVIPHTARRGVWPLETFTLFDSVRVHVELLSAQVTVTAPGEVELYERAFAEQARAAVFGRAARRVITAARDALE
- a CDS encoding DUF6879 family protein, encoding MASTIPPFAELIADTHHTALHLEMRDSYTPGDPVFRDWVAGRPVPEPAYPSWYGLVREHTARGVAFRRARIVSEPLSRFTAFEYDITTGLNTAAGEQVRWLPRRRAAGIALPAHDFWLFDDRLLRIHHFDGEGEIVEDELSSDPDLIKLCAEAFAAVWERAVPHGEYRPLR